In Streptomyces rapamycinicus NRRL 5491, the genomic stretch GCGCGCCGGAGGACCACTATTCGCTGCCCGCGCTGGAGAGGTTCGCGGCGGCGCTCGGCTGCGAGACCGCGGTCCTGTCCGGCGGCCACGTACCGGCGCCCGAGCAACTGCCCGGGGAGTTCGCCGGTGTCGTCACCGCGTGGGTGGACCGGCATCGGCGGTGACCCGGTCCCACGTCGTCCCGGTGACACCCCGCCTCCGCAGCGCCGCCTTGCGCACCTTGCCGGTCTCGGTGAGCGGCAGTTCGCCCAGGATGTCCACATAGCGGGGGACGGCGAAGGGTGGCAGCTCGCGCTCGCAGTGGCGGATCACATCGGCCAGGTCGAGCGTGCCGCCCGCGTGGGGCACCACGGCGACCATCACCTCGTCCTCCGCCAACTCGGACGGCACGGGGAAGACGGCCGCGTCGGCCACCTCGGGATGGCCACGGACGACCGTCTCGACCTCGCACGAGGAGATGTTCTCCCCCCGGCGGCGGATCACGTCCTTGATGCGGTCCACGAACCGGAACCAGCCGTCGGGTTCGCGGACCACCCGGTCCCCCGTGTGGCGCCACGCGTCCACCGGCTCCGCCGACTCGCCCAGGTAGCCGGTGGCGAAGGCGTACGGCCGGTGGCTGCGCACGACCAGCTCACCCGGGGTGCCGTCGGGGACGGGCGTGAGCAGTTCGTCCACCACGCGGGCGTCGAAACCCTCGCGCAGGGTGCCCATGTAGCCGGGCCGCTGCTCCTCGGCGGTCGTGCCGATGACCAGGTTGGTCTCGGTGGAGCCGAATCCGTCGACCAGCGTGACGCCGAACCGCTCGCGGAACGGCCCCCAGGCGTGGGCCGGTGTCGCCGGGGAGAGGCCGCGGACGGCCCGGTGCGCACGGTCGTACGGGCCCGGGGGCTGGGCCAGCAGCATCGGCACCATGGCGCCCAGCAGAT encodes the following:
- a CDS encoding AMP-binding protein: MTTLTIPGLLQAAARDHGDRPFLRIGTTVRTYRETREAAATMAGALVVQGCRPGERIAAMTGNRIELVDLFLGAAWLGAELVPLNTGLRGGGLRQALDQARATHLLAEDETADRVRAAGYRGTLWRAGAAGAPRPGGGPAFPAAPVRPEDTACVLFTSGTTGTSRGVRCPHAQFVWWGRNVSDALRLTADDVLHICLPLFHTNALNALAQAMTVGASITLAPRFSASRYWTEAAGAGATVVYLLGAMVPMLLAQPPGPYDRAHRAVRGLSPATPAHAWGPFRERFGVTLVDGFGSTETNLVIGTTAEEQRPGYMGTLREGFDARVVDELLTPVPDGTPGELVVRSHRPYAFATGYLGESAEPVDAWRHTGDRVVREPDGWFRFVDRIKDVIRRRGENISSCEVETVVRGHPEVADAAVFPVPSELAEDEVMVAVVPHAGGTLDLADVIRHCERELPPFAVPRYVDILGELPLTETGKVRKAALRRRGVTGTTWDRVTADAGPPTR